The following proteins are co-located in the Halarcobacter sp. genome:
- a CDS encoding ABC transporter permease produces MNKKLVNFIVKKYLKFDKKNPFISISAILAFLGVAIGVMVLIISMAIMNGTAKEFESKLFTMNYPLSIYPKFQKSINKKLLQDLQKEFPNLQFSAYLSSQVILQSGENMNGGIIFGVNPEDESKINSIYKKAAENQNLNKYDIIIGKGIEENLYVQQGDKVTLYFTSLNPTGLSMLPKMKRFTFKNSFESGLHAYDKAYVYTSIEALQTILRKDKDSFDGIHVYSKNAMKDIKKLDEYLLPYGVGIVGWWQQNGNFFAAMEMEKRALFIVLMLIILVASLNIISSLLMTVMSRRKEIALLLSMGATTKEIKYIFLKLGTIIGFSGIISGIVLGFTGMWLLDTFNIISLPADVYGTSKLPLDLSTIDFISIVIGAIVIVFLSSYYPAKKATNIDVIDVLRNE; encoded by the coding sequence TTGAATAAAAAATTAGTAAACTTTATTGTCAAAAAATACTTAAAATTTGACAAAAAAAATCCTTTTATATCAATAAGTGCCATTTTGGCATTTCTTGGTGTAGCTATTGGTGTAATGGTATTAATTATATCAATGGCTATTATGAATGGTACTGCAAAAGAGTTTGAGAGTAAACTCTTTACAATGAATTATCCTTTATCAATCTATCCAAAGTTTCAAAAAAGTATTAATAAAAAACTACTTCAAGATTTACAAAAAGAATTTCCAAATTTGCAATTTTCAGCTTATTTAAGTTCTCAAGTTATTTTACAAAGTGGTGAGAATATGAATGGTGGGATTATCTTTGGTGTAAATCCAGAAGATGAATCAAAAATAAATTCTATCTATAAAAAAGCAGCTGAAAATCAAAACCTAAATAAATATGACATTATAATAGGTAAAGGTATTGAAGAAAACCTTTATGTACAACAAGGTGATAAAGTCACTTTGTATTTTACATCTTTAAATCCTACTGGTTTATCAATGCTTCCAAAAATGAAAAGATTTACTTTTAAAAACTCTTTTGAATCTGGCTTACATGCTTATGATAAAGCATACGTTTATACCTCTATAGAAGCTTTACAAACTATATTGCGTAAAGATAAAGATAGTTTTGATGGGATACATGTTTACTCAAAAAATGCAATGAAAGATATTAAAAAACTAGATGAATATTTATTACCTTATGGTGTAGGAATTGTTGGTTGGTGGCAACAAAATGGTAACTTCTTTGCAGCTATGGAGATGGAAAAAAGAGCTTTATTTATAGTATTAATGCTTATTATTTTAGTTGCATCTTTAAATATCATCTCTTCACTTCTAATGACTGTTATGAGTAGAAGAAAAGAGATTGCCCTACTTTTATCTATGGGTGCCACAACAAAAGAGATAAAATATATTTTCCTAAAACTTGGGACTATTATTGGATTTTCAGGGATTATAAGTGGTATTGTACTTGGTTTTACTGGGATGTGGTTATTGGATACTTTTAATATAATATCTTTACCTGCTGATGTTTATGGCACATCAAAACTACCTTTAGATTTATCAACAATTGATTTTATATCAATTGTTATTGGTGCTATAGTTATTGTTTTCCTTTCATCATATTATCCTGCAAAAAAAGCAACTAATATAGATGTAATAGATGTACTAAGAAACGAATAA
- a CDS encoding AsmA-like C-terminal domain-containing protein — MKNLYIGDNKVTVFLDKNQLYVDNKYVNISSEIKMDNNFIDLNINSIYFKDNTLTLFGNIKIDLEKNVASFFGKYIYKYVEGDINTKLSNDIFDFYLSAEKQIDSLIFLKDFFRLDKVAEAWMYDNVEGKIKLNYLLGKIDLKNKKPIIDSIKGQAVIDNAKIRFHKNAKTVNTPKLVVNYENNTLSFDLEKPMYDKSKLYGSRVYITDLTSLKKGVVHVDLKSDSILNKDILEILNAYKISLPVKQFSGELSSKLLLEIPYLASRKMHAFGEFKAQNAIFRLGSFEFYANKADVTLKDTIVTINKAHVKHKDILDANLNLTIDTKNKTATGKTNINSFEIKKDNDNIISLKDFDTDINIDFNEKTILNIAKLNTQLLINEDNVEINIPELQKVYLYSDLLKNIKVKEGKLKINIIDENNINFDIDAKNLDFPFKKNAQLIKDLNATGVIKNGSTFIKTADSDINIILKKNKSPLIKLNNIDLVLSDNEVNSSTSYPDIDIELKNSTIILDQEHKYDTSWINLNIKDSNIKFKGEALNLDFPISKNGEKVTSLEVNGEFKDKQLKLETTDKKISLNYNLENEKINMNVVDYDVIYNTNEDSKTDNSISYDIKGVDSNIIINKEHIAKANSYNFKFQKDSTEIELKYNLTSFYYKKDIDGNINFDAQNMNDSFLNSLLGKNLIKDGNVNLTASGKDDKVIGYANLNETKIIDLAILNNLIILINTSPAIINPFLAIPSVVGMATNGGFNLNGYRIIEGRVDFSYDFKNKYLNMNHIETKGNGIDFDGNMTIDFQTSNVDAILKLIFFKDYSKLVGYIPVVNYVLLGDEKRVDTEVIISGTLDEPEYKTNLINEGVTAPVNFIKRLITTPIDLLKSIGSDKDKEK, encoded by the coding sequence GTGAAAAATTTATATATTGGAGATAATAAAGTAACAGTTTTTTTAGACAAAAATCAATTATATGTAGATAATAAGTATGTTAACATCTCATCTGAAATAAAAATGGATAATAATTTTATTGATTTAAATATTAATTCTATCTATTTTAAGGATAATACCTTAACTTTATTTGGGAATATTAAAATTGATTTGGAAAAAAATGTAGCAAGTTTTTTTGGAAAATATATTTATAAATATGTTGAGGGAGATATTAATACAAAATTATCAAATGATATATTTGATTTTTATTTAAGTGCTGAGAAACAAATTGATTCTTTGATTTTTTTAAAAGACTTTTTTAGACTTGATAAAGTTGCTGAAGCTTGGATGTATGATAATGTTGAGGGAAAAATCAAATTAAACTATTTACTTGGTAAAATTGATTTAAAAAATAAAAAACCTATAATTGATTCTATAAAAGGACAAGCTGTAATTGATAATGCAAAAATTAGGTTTCACAAAAATGCAAAGACTGTGAATACTCCTAAATTAGTAGTTAATTATGAAAATAATACTCTTTCATTTGATTTAGAAAAACCTATGTATGATAAAAGTAAATTATATGGAAGTAGGGTATATATTACAGATTTGACAAGTTTGAAAAAAGGTGTTGTACATGTTGATTTGAAATCTGATTCAATACTAAATAAAGATATTTTAGAGATACTAAATGCTTATAAAATCTCCTTACCTGTTAAACAATTTAGTGGTGAATTAAGCTCAAAATTATTATTGGAAATACCTTATTTAGCTTCAAGAAAAATGCATGCCTTTGGTGAGTTTAAAGCACAAAATGCAATTTTTAGATTAGGTTCATTTGAATTTTATGCAAATAAAGCGGATGTAACTTTAAAAGATACTATTGTGACAATTAACAAAGCTCATGTAAAACATAAAGATATATTAGATGCAAATTTAAATTTAACTATTGACACAAAAAATAAAACGGCAACAGGAAAGACAAATATTAATAGTTTTGAAATAAAAAAAGATAATGATAATATAATTTCTTTAAAAGATTTTGATACTGACATAAATATTGATTTTAATGAAAAGACAATTTTAAATATTGCTAAACTAAATACTCAATTACTTATTAATGAAGATAATGTGGAGATAAATATACCAGAATTACAAAAAGTTTACTTATATTCTGATTTATTAAAAAATATAAAAGTAAAAGAGGGTAAATTAAAAATAAATATTATTGATGAAAATAATATAAATTTTGATATTGATGCAAAAAATTTAGATTTTCCTTTCAAAAAAAATGCACAACTAATAAAAGATTTAAATGCAACTGGTGTAATAAAAAATGGTTCTACTTTTATTAAAACTGCAGATAGTGATATTAATATTATATTGAAAAAGAATAAGTCTCCATTAATCAAATTAAATAATATTGATTTAGTTTTATCAGATAATGAGGTCAACTCTTCAACTTCATATCCTGATATAGATATAGAATTGAAAAACTCAACTATTATTTTAGATCAGGAACATAAATATGATACTTCATGGATAAATTTAAATATTAAAGACTCAAACATTAAATTTAAAGGTGAAGCTTTAAATTTAGACTTTCCAATCTCAAAAAATGGGGAAAAGGTCACAAGTTTAGAAGTAAATGGAGAGTTTAAAGATAAACAATTAAAACTTGAAACAACTGATAAAAAAATATCTTTAAATTATAATTTGGAAAATGAAAAAATTAACATGAATGTTGTAGATTATGATGTTATTTATAATACTAATGAAGATTCTAAAACTGATAATTCAATCTCATATGATATAAAAGGGGTTGATTCAAATATTATAATAAATAAAGAACATATTGCAAAAGCAAATTCTTATAATTTTAAATTCCAAAAAGATAGCACAGAAATAGAATTAAAATATAATCTTACCTCTTTTTATTACAAAAAAGATATTGATGGTAATATAAATTTTGATGCTCAAAATATGAATGATTCTTTTTTAAATTCATTACTTGGAAAAAATTTAATAAAAGATGGAAATGTTAATTTAACTGCAAGTGGGAAGGATGATAAAGTTATTGGATATGCAAATCTAAATGAAACAAAAATTATTGATTTAGCTATTTTAAATAATTTAATTATTTTAATAAATACGTCACCTGCAATAATTAATCCTTTTTTAGCAATACCATCTGTCGTAGGTATGGCTACAAATGGTGGATTTAATTTAAATGGTTATAGAATAATAGAGGGTAGAGTTGATTTTTCATATGATTTTAAAAATAAATATTTAAATATGAATCATATAGAAACAAAAGGTAATGGTATTGATTTTGATGGTAATATGACTATAGATTTCCAAACTTCAAATGTTGATGCAATATTAAAACTTATATTTTTTAAAGATTATTCTAAATTAGTAGGTTATATTCCGGTAGTAAACTATGTACTTTTAGGAGATGAAAAGAGAGTTGATACAGAGGTTATAATATCAGGCACTTTAGATGAACCAGAATACAAAACCAATTTAATAAATGAGGGAGTAACTGCTCCAGTTAATTTTATAAAAAGACTTATTACAACGCCAATAGATTTATTAAAATCTATTGGAAGTGATAAAGATAAAGAAAAGTAG
- the mltG gene encoding endolytic transglycosylase MltG — MKKIKKNKLITLTVFNIIELFLIATIAVLFYLNIPVSSTKVIYIPKGSTNSIITHLNKNGYETNTLDKLVVRSFGYPQNGWIDLKTQYMTKGDFLYKITKSKAALKTITLIPGETSYIFLEQLAKKFNLSLKKLQKIYYEHAYKEDGNILAETYSLPYGMKEDHLLFYLFSHTNKQYEEFSRKIFGYYDKKKWYFYLTIASIIQKEAANEDEMPLVSSVIYNRLRKGMALQMDGTLNYGKYSHVRVTARRIKEDTTSYNTYKNKGLPTSPICAVSLNAIKAAIFPVKSDYLYFVKDNKTGLHKFSNSYAKHVNNINANRGVKKSYTKVKEKVTKIDKQAKKIMNTDVSKQKPSSIKDLWNNVQ, encoded by the coding sequence ATGAAAAAAATTAAAAAAAATAAACTTATAACTTTAACAGTTTTTAACATAATCGAATTATTCCTTATTGCAACGATTGCAGTACTTTTTTATTTAAATATTCCAGTAAGTTCAACAAAAGTAATATATATCCCTAAGGGTAGTACTAATAGTATTATAACTCATTTAAATAAAAATGGTTATGAAACTAATACACTAGATAAACTTGTTGTACGAAGTTTTGGCTACCCTCAAAATGGTTGGATAGATTTAAAAACTCAATATATGACTAAAGGGGATTTTCTTTATAAAATTACAAAATCTAAAGCAGCTCTAAAAACAATCACTTTAATCCCAGGTGAAACTTCTTATATATTTTTAGAACAATTAGCCAAAAAATTTAATTTATCATTAAAAAAACTTCAAAAAATCTATTATGAACATGCATATAAAGAAGACGGAAACATTTTAGCAGAAACATATTCATTACCTTATGGAATGAAAGAGGATCATCTTTTGTTTTATTTATTTTCCCATACAAATAAACAATATGAAGAATTTTCAAGAAAAATATTTGGATATTATGATAAAAAGAAATGGTACTTTTATCTAACCATTGCCTCAATAATCCAAAAAGAAGCAGCAAATGAAGATGAGATGCCTTTAGTCTCTAGCGTTATATATAATAGATTAAGAAAGGGCATGGCGTTGCAAATGGATGGAACTCTAAACTATGGAAAATACTCCCATGTAAGAGTAACTGCAAGAAGAATTAAAGAGGATACCACTTCATACAATACTTATAAAAACAAAGGTTTACCAACAAGCCCTATTTGTGCTGTAAGTTTAAATGCAATAAAAGCAGCTATTTTCCCGGTAAAAAGTGATTATCTATATTTTGTAAAAGACAATAAAACAGGACTTCACAAATTTTCTAACTCATATGCTAAACATGTAAACAATATAAATGCAAATAGAGGTGTTAAGAAAAGTTACACTAAAGTTAAAGAAAAAGTGACAAAAATAGATAAACAAGCAAAAAAGATTATGAATACGGATGTTTCTAAGCAAAAACCTAGCTCAATTAAAGATTTATGGAATAATGTACAATAA
- a CDS encoding NADP-dependent isocitrate dehydrogenase, translating to MSKIIYTKVDEAPALATYSFLPIIRAFTKSSGIEMVTKDISLAGRILANFPENLKEDQKIGDALAELGEMTQDPNCNIVKLPNISASIPQLKAAIAELQSKGFNVPNYDESEEISARYAKILGSAVNPVLREGNSDRRAPGAVKNYAKKNPHRMGAWVKDSKTEVAHMDADDFYGSEVSTTLVAEDDFQIKFVSSNGEEKVLKESLPLEAGEVIDATKMSAKALQEFYQKSIDEAKQKDVLLSLHLKATMMKVSDPIMFGFAVKVFFKELIEKHGALFDELDVNFNNGLGDLYSKLDSIDTDKKAEIEADIAAIYEKQPRLAMVNSAKGITNLHVPSDVIIDASMPAMIKGGGKMWNAEDKEEDTLAMIPDRCYATTYQAVIEDCKENGALDPTTMGTVPNVGLMAKKAEEYGSHDKTFQAETDGKFVVTNKAGETVFTLDADKGDIFRMCQAKDAPIKDWVKLAVTRARLSDTPAIFWLDENRAHDAELIKKVNTYLKDHDTTGLDISIMTPLDATKKSLERMRKGLDTISVTGNVLRDYNTDLFPILELGTSAKMLSIVPLMQGGGLFETGAGGSAPKHVQQFIEESYLRWDSLGEFMALAASFEHLANTQNNTKAQVLATTLDKATGTFLENDKSPARKLGSIDNRGSHFYLAMYWAQELAAQNDDADLKAEFEPIANAMAENEDKIVNELVANHGNPSDIGGYYLPDESKATAAMRPSATLNSIIA from the coding sequence ATGTCAAAAATCATTTATACAAAAGTTGATGAAGCACCAGCATTAGCAACATATTCTTTTCTACCTATCATTAGAGCATTTACAAAAAGCTCTGGTATTGAAATGGTAACAAAAGATATCTCACTTGCAGGAAGAATTTTAGCAAACTTCCCAGAGAATCTAAAAGAAGATCAAAAAATTGGTGATGCATTAGCAGAACTTGGAGAGATGACACAAGATCCAAATTGTAACATTGTTAAGTTACCAAATATTTCAGCTTCAATTCCACAATTAAAAGCTGCAATTGCTGAATTACAATCAAAAGGTTTTAATGTACCAAATTATGATGAATCAGAAGAGATTAGTGCTAGATATGCAAAAATCTTAGGATCTGCTGTTAACCCAGTTTTAAGAGAAGGAAACTCAGATAGAAGAGCTCCAGGAGCAGTTAAAAACTATGCTAAGAAAAATCCACATAGAATGGGAGCTTGGGTTAAAGATTCAAAAACTGAAGTTGCACATATGGATGCAGATGATTTCTATGGTTCAGAAGTTTCTACAACTTTAGTAGCAGAAGATGACTTCCAAATTAAATTTGTATCTTCTAATGGTGAAGAAAAAGTGTTAAAAGAATCTTTACCTTTAGAAGCTGGTGAAGTTATTGATGCAACGAAAATGTCTGCAAAAGCTTTACAAGAGTTTTATCAAAAATCAATTGATGAAGCTAAACAAAAAGATGTATTATTATCATTACACCTTAAAGCTACTATGATGAAAGTATCAGATCCAATTATGTTTGGATTTGCCGTAAAAGTATTCTTCAAAGAATTAATTGAAAAACATGGTGCGTTATTTGATGAATTAGATGTAAACTTCAACAATGGTCTAGGTGATTTATACTCTAAATTAGATTCTATAGATACAGACAAAAAAGCAGAAATTGAAGCAGATATTGCTGCAATTTATGAAAAACAACCAAGACTTGCAATGGTAAATTCTGCTAAAGGGATTACAAACTTACATGTACCATCTGATGTTATTATTGATGCATCTATGCCAGCTATGATTAAAGGTGGTGGTAAAATGTGGAATGCGGAAGATAAAGAAGAAGATACTTTAGCGATGATTCCAGATAGATGTTATGCTACTACTTACCAAGCTGTTATTGAAGATTGTAAAGAAAATGGTGCATTAGATCCAACAACTATGGGTACTGTTCCAAATGTTGGTTTAATGGCTAAAAAAGCCGAAGAGTATGGTTCTCATGATAAAACTTTCCAAGCAGAAACTGATGGTAAATTTGTTGTTACAAACAAAGCAGGAGAAACTGTATTTACTTTAGACGCTGATAAAGGTGATATTTTTAGAATGTGCCAAGCAAAAGATGCTCCTATTAAAGACTGGGTTAAACTAGCAGTTACAAGAGCTAGACTTTCTGATACACCAGCAATCTTCTGGTTAGATGAAAATAGAGCACACGATGCTGAACTTATTAAAAAAGTTAACACATATTTAAAAGATCATGATACAACAGGATTAGATATCTCAATTATGACGCCATTAGATGCAACTAAAAAATCTTTAGAAAGAATGAGAAAAGGATTAGATACTATCTCTGTAACTGGTAATGTATTAAGAGATTATAACACTGACCTTTTCCCAATTTTAGAGCTTGGAACTTCAGCTAAAATGCTTTCAATTGTTCCATTAATGCAAGGTGGAGGATTATTTGAAACTGGTGCAGGAGGATCTGCTCCTAAACATGTACAACAATTTATTGAAGAATCGTATTTAAGATGGGATTCATTAGGTGAATTTATGGCATTAGCAGCTTCATTTGAACACTTAGCAAATACTCAAAATAACACTAAAGCACAAGTTTTAGCTACAACTTTAGATAAAGCTACTGGAACATTCTTAGAAAATGACAAATCTCCAGCTAGAAAATTAGGTTCTATTGATAATAGAGGTTCACATTTTTATTTAGCAATGTATTGGGCACAAGAATTAGCGGCACAAAATGATGATGCTGATTTAAAAGCTGAATTTGAACCAATTGCAAATGCAATGGCTGAGAATGAAGATAAAATTGTTAATGAATTAGTGGCAAATCATGGTAACCCTTCTGATATCGGTGGTTATTATTTACCAGATGAATCAAAAGCAACTGCAGCTATGAGACCATCAGCAACATTAAATTCAATTATTGCATAA
- the mdh gene encoding malate dehydrogenase, translating into MINKKVGIIGVGNVGSTLAYTLAHKGICSSIVLKDIRENIVEAMALDISQSANAAKSHTVVHPAKSGEDLKDCDVVVITAGIPRKPGMSRDDLLLTNAKIMKSVIEDIKNYAPNAIVIIVSNPLDAMVYTAIKTSGFKKEQIVGMAGILDSARMSHFILEKVGFGAGQIESSVMGGHGDDMVPLPKHSTVAGVAITEILEEEEINEIVEKTKNGGLQIVKLLETGSAYYAPAHATSLMVEAILDNKKKIYPCAVMLDGEYGYENIVAGVPVMLGNKGVEKIMELKLDENQTKQFANSIDSVKSLVDVLEERFF; encoded by the coding sequence TTGATTAATAAAAAAGTAGGAATTATAGGTGTAGGAAATGTGGGTTCCACACTTGCTTATACATTAGCTCACAAAGGCATATGTTCTTCTATAGTATTAAAAGATATTAGAGAAAACATTGTTGAAGCTATGGCTTTAGATATTTCACAATCTGCAAATGCAGCAAAATCACATACAGTTGTACATCCAGCAAAATCTGGAGAAGACTTAAAAGATTGTGATGTTGTTGTGATAACTGCTGGCATTCCAAGAAAGCCTGGAATGAGTAGAGATGATTTACTTTTAACAAATGCAAAAATTATGAAAAGTGTAATCGAAGATATAAAAAACTATGCACCAAATGCAATTGTAATTATTGTTTCAAATCCATTAGATGCTATGGTTTATACTGCAATTAAAACTTCAGGATTTAAAAAAGAGCAAATTGTTGGGATGGCAGGAATCTTAGATAGTGCAAGAATGAGTCACTTTATATTGGAGAAAGTAGGTTTTGGTGCAGGACAAATAGAATCATCAGTTATGGGTGGACATGGTGATGATATGGTTCCCCTTCCTAAACATTCAACTGTTGCAGGAGTTGCAATAACTGAAATTTTAGAGGAAGAAGAGATAAATGAGATTGTTGAAAAAACTAAAAACGGTGGTCTACAAATAGTAAAACTTCTTGAAACAGGTTCTGCATATTATGCACCAGCTCATGCAACTTCACTTATGGTTGAAGCTATTTTAGATAACAAAAAGAAAATATACCCTTGTGCAGTGATGTTAGATGGAGAGTATGGATATGAAAACATTGTTGCTGGAGTTCCTGTGATGTTAGGAAATAAAGGTGTAGAAAAAATTATGGAACTAAAACTTGATGAAAATCAAACAAAACAATTTGCTAATTCAATAGATTCAGTAAAATCATTAGTTGATGTTTTAGAAGAAAGGTTTTTCTAA
- a CDS encoding STAS/SEC14 domain-containing protein, with product MKLKKHGLSIGIERIEDKFYLTLKAIGTLTHEDYETIIPIINSTLNGVKEPKIKALIDCSQLEGWELQAAWDDLKLGLQHGNEFEKIAILKSKEWIKIGAKISSWFMSGEIKSFEDENEAYSWLNE from the coding sequence ATGAAACTTAAAAAACATGGATTATCTATTGGAATAGAAAGAATTGAAGATAAATTTTATCTTACTTTAAAAGCCATAGGTACATTAACTCACGAAGATTATGAAACAATAATTCCTATAATTAACTCTACGCTTAATGGTGTAAAAGAACCTAAAATAAAAGCTTTAATAGACTGTAGCCAATTAGAAGGCTGGGAATTACAAGCAGCATGGGATGATTTAAAATTAGGTTTACAACATGGTAATGAATTTGAAAAAATCGCTATTTTGAAAAGTAAAGAATGGATTAAAATAGGTGCAAAAATTAGTTCTTGGTTTATGTCAGGAGAGATAAAAAGTTTTGAGGATGAAAACGAAGCTTATTCTTGGTTAAATGAATAA
- a CDS encoding superoxide dismutase, whose product MKHELMKLPYEMDALEPYMSKETLEFHYGKHHQTYVTKLNGLIEGTKYEDSSLEDIIKNSEGGIFNNSAQVFNHDFFWHGLTPGGSIIPQEVETALTEAFGSVEKFKEDFTNTAVNHFGSGWAWLVKDITGKLEIVATANAATPITEGLTPLLTCDVWEHAYYIDTRNARPKYLENFWNLVNWDFVAKNLAK is encoded by the coding sequence ATGAAACATGAATTAATGAAACTACCTTATGAGATGGATGCTTTAGAACCATATATGTCGAAAGAGACTTTAGAATTCCACTATGGAAAACATCATCAAACATATGTAACAAAATTGAATGGATTAATTGAGGGTACAAAATATGAAGATTCTTCTTTAGAAGATATTATAAAAAATTCAGAGGGTGGTATATTTAATAATTCTGCACAAGTTTTTAACCACGATTTCTTCTGGCATGGATTAACTCCTGGGGGTTCAATAATTCCACAAGAAGTTGAAACTGCATTAACTGAAGCATTTGGTTCTGTAGAAAAATTTAAAGAAGATTTTACAAATACAGCAGTAAACCATTTTGGTTCAGGTTGGGCTTGGTTAGTTAAAGATATTACAGGTAAATTAGAAATTGTAGCAACTGCTAATGCTGCTACTCCTATAACTGAAGGTTTAACTCCATTACTTACATGTGATGTGTGGGAACATGCATATTATATTGATACTAGAAATGCAAGACCAAAATATTTAGAAAACTTTTGGAATCTTGTAAACTGGGATTTTGTAGCTAAAAATTTAGCTAAATAA
- a CDS encoding ankyrin repeat domain-containing protein: MSKNDIRLKEDLSKLLIYSIDDDAKFEYLLLNGANINYQTNNGWSAMFQAIVSKENKRLKNIIELGADVNQRDKSTKNGLFWAIYSGNITAFNLLLTKGISLNVFFKDKLHALHYSVYKGRLDFVKSLIKKRSIDINLCDHLEANPFLYAVLYKHKNLIEFFSKNKADKYKQDVFGNSAYSLSKEYGIKI, translated from the coding sequence ATGAGTAAAAATGATATTAGACTAAAAGAAGATTTATCTAAACTATTAATTTATAGTATTGATGATGATGCAAAATTTGAATACTTATTATTAAATGGTGCAAATATAAATTACCAAACAAATAATGGTTGGTCTGCAATGTTTCAAGCCATTGTATCAAAAGAGAACAAAAGATTAAAAAATATTATAGAATTAGGTGCAGATGTAAACCAACGAGACAAAAGTACAAAAAATGGTCTTTTTTGGGCAATTTATTCAGGAAATATTACTGCTTTTAATCTTTTATTAACAAAAGGAATAAGTCTAAATGTTTTTTTTAAAGATAAACTTCATGCCTTGCACTACAGTGTGTATAAAGGAAGACTTGATTTTGTAAAATCTTTAATTAAAAAAAGATCAATTGATATAAATTTGTGTGATCATCTTGAAGCAAATCCTTTTCTTTATGCAGTGTTATATAAACATAAAAACTTAATAGAATTTTTTTCAAAAAATAAAGCAGATAAGTACAAACAAGATGTATTTGGGAATAGTGCTTACTCATTATCAAAAGAATATGGGATAAAAATTTAA
- a CDS encoding FAD-dependent oxidoreductase produces the protein MLKEYEYIIVGAGIAGCSTAYFLSKYSDSILLIDRNCDLAQGASGAAGAFLSPLLGKPNKFKDLVTEAIKFSTKFYLENTPKDITNCGVVRIPKNQEDEDKFQSYKPYMDFEYEQMEGGYYFDIGSQVNSYNICKVLAKDVEKLFKYEVTNIEKKDDSWIVNNEFKAKNLILTTGADISLIDEDYFNIRAVWGQKIDIYTSTKTTKNYHKECSLSHSTYIDEKNINLTSIGATHHRIDEDLKICNHCLNSFKNESSYSKQRAKEDCEKLISLANDIKVLEDVEVCDIKIGPRASSLDYFPMIGQLIDSKTTIEKYPHLVNGSHVKDEMLINFDNLYVLNGVGGRGYVLSPYLAKNLVENIINNSEIKAEIKVHRMFKRWVKKSKITK, from the coding sequence ATGTTAAAAGAGTATGAATATATTATAGTTGGAGCTGGTATTGCTGGGTGTAGTACAGCCTATTTTTTGTCTAAATACAGTGATTCTATATTACTTATTGATAGAAACTGTGATTTAGCTCAAGGTGCTAGTGGTGCTGCTGGTGCTTTTCTCTCTCCACTTTTAGGTAAGCCAAATAAGTTTAAAGATTTAGTAACTGAGGCAATTAAATTTTCTACAAAGTTTTATTTAGAAAATACACCCAAAGATATTACTAATTGTGGAGTTGTTAGAATTCCTAAAAATCAAGAAGATGAAGATAAGTTCCAATCTTATAAACCTTATATGGATTTTGAGTATGAGCAAATGGAGGGTGGATATTATTTTGATATAGGTTCACAAGTAAACTCTTACAATATTTGTAAAGTTTTGGCAAAAGATGTTGAAAAGCTTTTTAAATATGAAGTAACAAATATTGAAAAAAAAGATGATTCTTGGATAGTAAACAATGAATTTAAAGCAAAAAATCTAATCTTAACTACAGGTGCAGATATTTCATTGATTGATGAAGACTATTTTAACATAAGAGCTGTTTGGGGACAAAAAATAGATATTTATACTTCAACTAAAACTACAAAAAATTATCATAAAGAGTGTTCTTTATCCCATTCAACTTATATAGATGAAAAAAATATAAACTTAACTTCCATTGGAGCAACACACCATAGAATAGATGAAGATTTAAAAATCTGTAATCATTGCCTTAATTCTTTTAAAAATGAGAGTTCTTATAGTAAACAAAGAGCCAAAGAGGATTGTGAAAAATTAATTTCTCTTGCAAATGATATAAAAGTATTAGAAGATGTGGAAGTTTGTGATATAAAAATTGGACCTAGAGCTTCTAGTTTAGATTATTTTCCTATGATTGGACAGTTAATAGATTCAAAAACTACAATTGAAAAATATCCACATTTGGTAAATGGATCCCATGTAAAAGATGAAATGTTAATAAACTTTGATAATTTATATGTATTAAATGGAGTAGGGGGAAGAGGTTATGTTTTATCTCCTTACTTAGCAAAAAACTTAGTTGAAAATATTATAAATAATAGTGAAATTAAAGCAGAAATAAAAGTCCATAGAATGTTTAAAAGGTGGGTGAAAAAATCTAAAATAACTAAATAA